The Ralstonia pseudosolanacearum genome includes the window CATGCATTGTTTGCCGGCTTCGATGTGCCGCCGCATGTCGTCCGCGTCCAGCGCGTGGCCGACGTATCGCACCGTGGCGCCGCCTTCACCGCTCGAGCGCAACTCGGCGTCCTGGTCCACGGTGAATCCGCCCGGCGCCTCGCCGGACAGCAGCCAATCCGTCATCGCGGCGACCGGCGAAAGCGCCACGCGAACGCTGGCGAGCGGCAACTGATCGATCGATTTCACGAGCAGGCCGCGAACGTCGTCGGCAAGCGCCTGCGAAGCTGCATCGATGACGAGCCAGCCGTTTGCCGGATCGATCCACACACGGGTATCGCGGCGAATGGCGAACGCGCGCGGCAGCAACTCGTCGGTCACCTGCTCCTTGAGTTCGCGCAGCTGTTTTCGCCCGGGCTTGAAGCCCTGCTGCTCCTCGACTTCAAGCGCCCGGGCTTTGGTCACCTGATTGATGACCGACGCCGGGAGCAGCTTCTTTTCGGCGCGAAACACCAGCAGCATCTGCCGGTTGATCGAATACACGAGCGCGCCGTCATCGCGTGGCGATGCCCATCCGGAACGCTGCTTCTCGACGCTGTTGCCTGGTTGAAACGCGTGGGGCGCCAGCCATTTTTCAAGCTGATCAGGGGTAACGGCCCAAGGCGCTGGAAGACGATGAAGCTGAAGATTCTTGAACCACATGGGAGTACCGGGCAAAGTGCGAGATTCTAAATGACGGCGACGCTTCCCGACCCATTGCTGCCATTCGGACGGATCAAAGTCGAGCGGCAGAGAGGCGTCGAACCGGGACCGCCGACCCTGCTGGAAAATCGTGTTGCCGATTGGCTCGATGCTTGAGGGCAGCCGCCAGCAAATGCGGATAGGCCTGTGCTGTCCATTCCTCAAGTCCGGCCACCTGCGTTCGCAGACGTGCCGCAAATTTCGTTTACCGAACAAGGGAATGGGAGGGGCTGCCCTACTCTGCATCCGTGGGCGCCCCCGGGGTGCCTAATGTGCTCAGGCGGAAAAGCGGGCGCGTACTACGTGAGTATCGGGTTCGGCGCTGGACAAGGCGTTGAACGATACGCCACGGTATCAAGCACTGCGCGAGCCGAGCCGAGAGGTCAATTCGATCGTTCGCTTTGATAGCTTGGCCACGGAAACGGCCGGGGTTGCAGGCAATCGTGCCAGCCAGCATGAGAGGCACGCTGCTGTCAGCGTAATGACGGCAGATGACCGCCGTGGCTGGCGAACACGGTCAACCGGGGCGCTCGCGCTTCTGCGCGAAGCGCCTTGTCTCCACGAATGTTCCACTCCCGATCCGACCCATGAAAATGCTTCGTCACACATTCGCTGCCCTGGTCCTGTCGATGGCGGGCATTGTTTCCGCTCACGCGCAAGAAGCCGTGCGGCCCGCGCCGAACGCCGAGGCCCTGTTCACCAGTTGCGACCCCAAGCTTCACGCCAACAAGCAGGTGGTCTACCAGATCATCCGGGAGTTGCTTGAAGCAGGGCATTGGGAGCGGGCTGACCGGTATCTGACAGCGCGCTACATCCAGCACAACCCCAACGCCCAGTCTGGCCGGGATGCCGTGGTCCGCTTCTTTACCGAGGTGCTGAAGGTCAAGCCTCGCCCGGTTGCCCTGACGCTCAGCACCCCCATCGTGGCGGTGATGGCGGAGGGCGATCTGGTCACCGTGGTCTATCCGCGGACGGTCAACACGCCGCAAGGGTCTTACACGACAACCTGGTACGACACCTGGCTGATCGTGGACGGCAAGGCGGACGAGCACTGGGACCCCGCGCTGAAAAACGAAACCCCGCAGATCGGGTCGCGCTAACGCCTGCCGCGCCGGCACGCCTCACGGCGGCGCAGCGGTTCGCAGCGCTGCCGCTCCGGTGCATCCGTACGGACGGCCATTGCTGTCCCGAGTGCACCGGGACTCAGTGGCCGTCCGCGATGCTGCCCCGACGCGCTTCACGCGGATAAGGGATACGGCTTCGCGCACTGTCGGCAACCTCTGCGCAAGCGGGGCATCCTCCCCCGGATCGCTCGCCGTGACATCGAGAAGAACGACCGGCTCGGCAAGCATCGCTGCATCGATGACGCGCCCCCGCCATCGCCCCTTTTCCTGGCACCCAGCCCCGCCTCAGACCGAGCCCGACAACCTCAGCGTCCTGACCAGCAGGCTCTGCAGGCTATCCACCGCTTTCGAGCCACGCGAAGCACGGCTGCGATAGACGGCCACTTCCATGGGTTCGAGTGGCCCCAATCCGTGTTCGCTGCCCAGGATCTGCAGGTGCCCGGGTGCGCTGCATTGGGTCAGCGCCGCCACCGCCAGGCCGCTCTCGACGGCGGCAATCTGCCCCGCCAGGCTTGAGCTGTGGTAGACCACCTTGTAGCGGCGTCCTTGCTGCGCCAGGGAGTGGATCGCGCTGCGCCGCGCCAGGCTGGTGTCTTCGTAGACGGCGATCGGCAGCGGGTCCCGCCGCCACAGTTCGAACTGCACGGCGCCCACCCAGACCATCGGCTCGTGAAACAGCAGGATGCCGCGCCGGGCGTGGTCGCGGGACACCAGGGCGAGGTCCAGATCGCCGCTGGCCACACGCGGAATCAGCGAGGTCGACTGCTCGCAGTCCAATTCGATCTCGACGCCGCTGTGCCTGGGCGCAAAGCGCTTGAGCACCGGCGTCAGGTACTTGGCCGCGTAGTCGTCGGGCACGCCAAGCCGCACCCGGCCGGTGAGTGCCTCGCCGCTGAGCGCGGCCTGGGCTTCGGCATGCAGATCGAGGATGCGCCGCGCATAGCCGAGCAGCAGTTGCCCCTCGGGGGTCAGCTGAAGCTTGCGTGAGTCCCGCTCGAGGAGCCGGCTCCCCAGTGCGCCCTCGAGCTTCTTGAGCTGCATGCTGACCGCCGACTGGGAGCGGTGCACCTCCCCTGCCGCACTCGACAGCGAACCCGCGTCCACCACGGCGACGAAGCACTTGAGCCAATCCAGCTGCAGATCTTGCGGTGTCATCCGGTTCTTTTCGCTTTCGATAATCGAATGATTGATCTCCGAATTAAGTGTTCACGAAAAATTGATTTGAAATTTGGAGCCGTAGCCGGATAGGAGTTCGGCTAGTTCAGCGTCGATGGTGTCGCGTGTCCAGTTGACGAAGCGACGCCAGTGATATTTGAAGTGCTTCCAGACGATCTCGATCATGTTCAGTTCGGGGCTGTAGGGCGGCAGAAAGAACAGGAGCGCTTTGTGTTCCCTGAACCAGCGGTCGCGGGTTTCCTCGCTGATGCTGTGATGAATGGCTGCGTTGTCGAGGACGATGATGGTGGGTCGGCTGTCGTCTTGCCGAATCAGCGCATCGAGAAACTGCTCGACATCGGGGCCTTTGATGCTGTGCGCATGCGCGGCGTGAATCAGGCTGTTCTGCCCGTAGTCGAACGCACCGAGCACAGAACGTCGGCAGTGGCTGTGCGGTTCAACACAATGGGGCAGCCCTCGTGGTGACCATGCGCGCTGCACAACGGGCGAAGCTGCAAAGCCAGCCTCATCGAGATAGAGGAGCCGGATGGCCTGGTCGCGCGCGGCCTGCTGGAGCTTGCCGAGCACGTCTGCTTTCACAGCGAACTCCTCTTCGCACCGTTTTTTTTGAGCGAGTAGCGGTTGCGCTTGAAAGAGAAGCCTTCGCGCTTGAGCGCCGCGCCCAGTGTCTCGATCTGACATGGCAGCGGTTGCCCATGAACTTCCTGCACGCGCTGCGCGATCTGCGCCAGTGTCAGAGATTCGGCGCGCGCAGCGTCGACCGCCGTGGCGACCATGTTCTCGGGCAGCGACCTGGGGCGGCCGCCGCCGTGACCGCTCAACAAGCCGCACACGCCGTATTCGTTCCAGGCACGCACCCAGTTGTAGGGCGACTGCACGCTAACGCCCAACCGGCCCGCGACCTTGGGGGCCGACAAACCGTCGCCGAGCATGACCATCCCCGCTGCGCGCGTGCGGATGTCGCGGTGCCGGTGATTCAGGCTCAATTGCTCCAACGTCAGCTTCTCCACTTCGCTCAACTCGACCACGCATCGCATCGGTATGCAGACCTCATCGGATTGCCTGCATGCTCAACGCCTCAACTTCTAATCCGTTTACACAGAACACTTATGCGCTTTTCGTCGAATCGATGGCGGTACACACTGCCGCCATGAATACGAACCCGCCGCGCCTGGATCAACCGTCTGGCTTTGCAGCGCCCGGCAAACCCGTGCGCGCCAATGGTCTTGCGGCAGGCGCCGCCCCCTTTCTTCTGGGCAACACGCTGCTTGGCACCATCGGCGTCTTTGTGCACCAGGCCAATGCCGGCCCGCTGACCGCGACCTGGTTTCGCTGCGCCTTCGGCTTGCTTGGCCTGACGCTCTGGGTGGTGCTGCGTCGGCAGACCCGCTTCCTGCGCCTGACCCGAGCCACCGGGCCCTGGGTCCTGTCTGCCGGCCTGCTGATGGTGCTGGGCTGGGGATTGTTCTTCACCGCGATCGAGCGAACCTCCGCGGGCGTGGCGATCGTGCTGTTTCACATCCAGCCGCTGTGGGTGCTGGTACTCGGCGCGTGGTGGCTGAACGAGCCGATCAGCAGGCGGCGCCTAGGTTCGGTCTGCGCCGCCATGCTGGGCCTGGTGCTGGCAACCGGGCTCCCGGAACACACTGCCTTGTTCGGCGCGAGCGAAATGCTTCGGCCGGATTACTGGCTGGGGGTCGCTTCATGCCTGATCGGCGCTTTCTGCACCGCGTGCGTCACCCTCATCGCCAAGCGCCTGCGTGACCTGCCCGCCGGAATCCTGGCCTGGTGGCAATGCGCGGTCGGCACGCTGGTGCTGTGGGTGTGGCCCATGGAGCAAGGCTGGCCCGCATGGGGCGCGGCGTGGATATGGCTGGCGGGCCTGGGGTTGATACACACGGGGTTGGCCTACACCCTGATCTATGTCGGCATGGCCCGCTTGCATACCGGCCGCATCGCGGTATTCCAATTCGCCTACCCCGCGGTTGCCATCGTCATCGACTGGCTGTGCTTCGATCAGCGCCTGGGCGGTGTGCAGCTGTTCGGCATCGCCTTGATGTCGGTCGCCATCCGGTTTGCCGAGCGCGCTCCGAAAGCGGGCGTGCCTCGGGAGATAGCCGGGCCCCGCTCAGCAAGCCGCTAAGCCGGCTCGCCCGCCGGCCCACGTTTCGTTTGACGCCTTGCGCGCAGTGCGAGGCACGCATCGAACATGCCGCCGAATCGCATCCGCACAATCATCGCCCCAAACGCGCGGCCTTCATCTACGCCCTGTCGGGTGGGGGCTCCGTTCTCAACCCCTCGCATGTCAACGTGATCACGCTGCAAGGCGCCGCGCAGCCGACGGCCCCCAACGGCTATCCGTTCAACAGTGTTCCGGAGAGCTTTTCCAGGTGCGATGCGCTGGTCAGCTCGCAGGGCACGGCGCAGAACTTCTGGGCGTGCGCCGCGCTCTTCACCGTGGACGACAACAACGAAAACCAAGTACTGGCCGGATACGTGACCTGGGATCCGACCGTGATCGTCGCCTGATCCATCGCGGCGCGTTCTGCCGTTGCGCGGGCAGGACCGGCGGCATCGCCGCTTTGCCGGTCTTGCCCGGCCGCGATCCGGAATGCGCTCAGGCACGCCGGGCGGCATCGCGCTTGGCAGGGCGTGGTGCTTGCCCGGCAACGCCGGCGCCGGCAGAGGCTTCCGGCACATCGGCGTCGGGCCTGCCGAGTCCCAGCCCCCTCCCCGCCACGGCCCTGCGCCGCCCCAGGTAAACATGCAGCGGCGCCACACCGGCGGCCGCCACGCCGAGCAGCCAGTGCACACAACTGATCCAGGGCCGGGTCTGTTCGTCTCCGGCGTAATACAGCCCATATCCGGTCGCGACCAGCAGCGCCGCCAGCACCAGCATGAACAGGCCGGAGCGATGATTTCTCCGCATCTGCCAGGCCCGGGCGACGTGGCCGGGCAGCAGCGAGCCCAACGCCACCAGAAAGCCCATGGCCGCGGCGCCATGGATACGCAGCCACCAGGGCTCGGACGGATGCGGCGCATCGCCGAACGGCCCCTGCCCTCCCAGCAGGTCATGCGCGACCAGCCAGCCCAGGCCCGAGCAGCACAGCACGGCGCCGGTCGCATACAGCCAGCGCTTGTGCCGCTGGCTGAGCCGCACCGGCAGCCGCAGCACAGGTACTGGAGGTGAACTCATGGTGCGTCGGCCCTCCGCAGCAGCGGGGCGCCGCACATGCCGATGGCCTGCGCGCCGACCACCACCGCCTGCGCGTGGCAGCGATCGAGGATCCCGGGCGCGCGCTCGCGCGCGAGGCGCACCACCTTGGTCAGCGCATCCGCCGTCATGCAGTCGGCGGCCACCACGCTGATGCTGTCCTCCCAGACCGCGCAGGCCCGCCGGCCGGGGTCGACCAGCGGATCGATATGCCGGCCGTCGCGCTCGATGCCGGCGAAATAGCCGCCGGAGGTCGCGATGGCCAGATCGTGCAGCCACCCCAGCGGCACCAGCGTGGCCGGCGCATCCGGCCGGCGCACATGGATCGGTTCCGCCTGGCCGAAGCAGCGCAGGTCGCCGCCGGCATTGACGATGCCGCTGTCCACGCGATGGGCCCGCAGCGCCGCGATCGCGCAATCGACGGCATACCCCTTGGCGATGCCGCCCAGGTCGATCCAGCCCTTGCGGCGCCATTGCACCCGGTGGTCCGCCTGCAAGACGAGATCGCGGAAGGTCGCGCCCGGAGCGGGAGGCTGCACGCCGGCATGCCGCGGCAGGAAGCCCTGCTCCACCAGCACGCCCGCCGTGGCAATGTCGAACACGCCGTCGGACAGCTCGCCCAGCGCCACGGCGCGCTCCAGCACGCAGTACGTCTGCGCATCGACGCAGACCGCGCTGCCCGCCTCGGCGGCGTTGATGCGGGAGACGTCGCTGTCTTGCGCGTGAAAGCGCATCAGCCGCTGCACGCGTTCGACGGCGGCGAACGCCGCGTCGAGCGCGGCCGGCAAGGCCTCGGCCGGCCCCCTGACCGCGATGTCGACCAGGGTCCCGAGCAGCGGCCGGGCGCGGCGCAGCTTACTTGAGGGCGACGGCATAGGTGGCCAGCACCCGCTTCACGCCATCGGTGATATGCCGCGACGACAGCGTCGCACCGCTGATATTGCGGATGTCTTCGTTCAGGCGCAGCGGGTCTGCCGCCGTCTTGCCGACGAACTGCTTGCGCCACTCCGGATTGCGCACCTCGTAGCCATACGATTCGCGGTAATCCATGATCTCGATCTGGCGCACGCTGCCGTTGGCGTTCAGGGCGACGGCGTACGTGATGAACTCGTGCTTGCCGACCACCTCGTCAAGGATGAACCAGCCGCCATGCTCGGCCTTCCATGCCTGGATGTCCTTGTGGCGGACGTTGACGTCGGCGGCCTTTTCGATCTGGCGCGCCTGGTCAGCGGTGAGCGTGACGAACGCGGGCGTCAGCTTCTCGCCGGGAAAGAGCGCCTGCTGGGCCTGCTCGGTCGTGAAATAG containing:
- a CDS encoding DMT family transporter: MAVHTAAMNTNPPRLDQPSGFAAPGKPVRANGLAAGAAPFLLGNTLLGTIGVFVHQANAGPLTATWFRCAFGLLGLTLWVVLRRQTRFLRLTRATGPWVLSAGLLMVLGWGLFFTAIERTSAGVAIVLFHIQPLWVLVLGAWWLNEPISRRRLGSVCAAMLGLVLATGLPEHTALFGASEMLRPDYWLGVASCLIGAFCTACVTLIAKRLRDLPAGILAWWQCAVGTLVLWVWPMEQGWPAWGAAWIWLAGLGLIHTGLAYTLIYVGMARLHTGRIAVFQFAYPAVAIVIDWLCFDQRLGGVQLFGIALMSVAIRFAERAPKAGVPREIAGPRSASR
- a CDS encoding recombination-associated protein RdgC, whose translation is MWFKNLQLHRLPAPWAVTPDQLEKWLAPHAFQPGNSVEKQRSGWASPRDDGALVYSINRQMLLVFRAEKKLLPASVINQVTKARALEVEEQQGFKPGRKQLRELKEQVTDELLPRAFAIRRDTRVWIDPANGWLVIDAASQALADDVRGLLVKSIDQLPLASVRVALSPVAAMTDWLLSGEAPGGFTVDQDAELRSSGEGGATVRYVGHALDADDMRRHIEAGKQCMRLAMTWDNRVSFVLTPSLTIKRVTPLDVIKEAADPTAQNDDERFESDVTLMTGELGRMLTDLVDILGGEQQGSVPQAAAA
- a CDS encoding FAD:protein FMN transferase; this translates as MPSPSSKLRRARPLLGTLVDIAVRGPAEALPAALDAAFAAVERVQRLMRFHAQDSDVSRINAAEAGSAVCVDAQTYCVLERAVALGELSDGVFDIATAGVLVEQGFLPRHAGVQPPAPGATFRDLVLQADHRVQWRRKGWIDLGGIAKGYAVDCAIAALRAHRVDSGIVNAGGDLRCFGQAEPIHVRRPDAPATLVPLGWLHDLAIATSGGYFAGIERDGRHIDPLVDPGRRACAVWEDSISVVAADCMTADALTKVVRLARERAPGILDRCHAQAVVVGAQAIGMCGAPLLRRADAP
- a CDS encoding FMN-binding protein; this encodes MQHGQWLWVPLAALSTSVYATTYFTTEQAQQALFPGEKLTPAFVTLTADQARQIEKAADVNVRHKDIQAWKAEHGGWFILDEVVGKHEFITYAVALNANGSVRQIEIMDYRESYGYEVRNPEWRKQFVGKTAADPLRLNEDIRNISGATLSSRHITDGVKRVLATYAVALK
- a CDS encoding IS630 family transposase, whose product is MRLVERSRRRPPQVAAREHGRHGGRRCARRISDTGADRAARAGSSWATAAMSDRDTGRGAQARRLLFQAQPLLAQKKRCEEEFAVKADVLGKLQQAARDQAIRLLYLDEAGFAASPVVQRAWSPRGLPHCVEPHSHCRRSVLGAFDYGQNSLIHAAHAHSIKGPDVEQFLDALIRQDDSRPTIIVLDNAAIHHSISEETRDRWFREHKALLFFLPPYSPELNMIEIVWKHFKYHWRRFVNWTRDTIDAELAELLSGYGSKFQINFS
- a CDS encoding nuclear transport factor 2 family protein, giving the protein MKMLRHTFAALVLSMAGIVSAHAQEAVRPAPNAEALFTSCDPKLHANKQVVYQIIRELLEAGHWERADRYLTARYIQHNPNAQSGRDAVVRFFTEVLKVKPRPVALTLSTPIVAVMAEGDLVTVVYPRTVNTPQGSYTTTWYDTWLIVDGKADEHWDPALKNETPQIGSR
- a CDS encoding LysR family transcriptional regulator; protein product: MTPQDLQLDWLKCFVAVVDAGSLSSAAGEVHRSQSAVSMQLKKLEGALGSRLLERDSRKLQLTPEGQLLLGYARRILDLHAEAQAALSGEALTGRVRLGVPDDYAAKYLTPVLKRFAPRHSGVEIELDCEQSTSLIPRVASGDLDLALVSRDHARRGILLFHEPMVWVGAVQFELWRRDPLPIAVYEDTSLARRSAIHSLAQQGRRYKVVYHSSSLAGQIAAVESGLAVAALTQCSAPGHLQILGSEHGLGPLEPMEVAVYRSRASRGSKAVDSLQSLLVRTLRLSGSV